TTAGCGTTTACAGATGTTAATCCGCAAGCGCCAGTTCATATCCTCGTCATTCCCAAAAAACCCCTAGCTAAATTAGCTGAGGCGGAAACTCAAGATGCAGCTTTGTTAGGACATCTATTATTAACCGCCAAGCGTGTAGCCGCAGAAGCTGGTTTAACAAATGGTTATCGTGTTGTCATCAATACCGATGCTGATGCTGGTCAAACTGTCTTCCATTTACATCTGCATATTTTAGGAGGAAGACCAATGGCTTGGCCTCCTGGGTAATGTTTAATCCTTAAAGAAGGGTATGAGGGTGTATGTGTTTAAAACCTTTATACCCTCATAGCCAATCTCCACAACCATCTTTTGTGTGTACATCATCTCTGTGCATACCGTTAATCAATATCTAGTTGGTGGGAATACTAACAAAGTCCAGACAAGCTCTGCACTGCTTGTTGAGGAACAGCAAAAACCAACTTGTGCTATGAGGTACGTATAGATGGTGACAGTAAACACTACCCCCATCATTCCCGGATATAAAATAAGCTCGCAACTGTACGCAGGCTCCAGAACCCAAGTATATCGGGCTATCCGCGAATCAGATCAACTTCCAGTCGTCATCAAGCTATTAACCTCAGAATACCCTACCTTTCAAGAACTACTGCAACTCCGCAATCAATACACCATTAGCAAAAATCTCAACATTGTCGGCATTATTCAGCCATTATCATTAGAAACATATCACAACAGTTATATTCTGGTGATGGCAGATACAGGGGGAATCGCATTACGCGAATATATGCAAACTCATCCCCTCTCCCTGACAGAATTTTTGAGTATTGCCCTTCAACTAACCACCAGTCTCCATGAATTACATCAAAATCGAGTGATTCATAAAGATATTAAACCCGCAAATATCTTAATTCATCCCCAAACAAAACAAATCCAACTGATAGACTTTAGCATCGCTTCATTACTACCAAAAGAAACCCAAGAAATCAAAAATCCCAATGTTTTGGAAGGAACTTTAGCTTATATCTCTCCAGAACAAACCGGGAGAATGAACCGTGCCA
This window of the Nostoc sp. HK-01 genome carries:
- a CDS encoding protein kinase C inhibitor translates to MTNQDTIFSKIIRREIPANIVYEDDLALAFTDVNPQAPVHILVIPKKPLAKLAEAETQDAALLGHLLLTAKRVAAEAGLTNGYRVVINTDADAGQTVFHLHLHILGGRPMAWPPG